One region of Ornithinibacter aureus genomic DNA includes:
- a CDS encoding uracil-DNA glycosylase: MDEQAPHPVTGQLFDSPVPPGTGWPGDPATASTPVARTAAAVRRLAAGADGIPDLQARVSVCRACPRLVNWREDVARTGRRASFADQPYWGRPGPSFGDPDADVLLVGLAPAANGTNRTGRMFTGDPSGDVLWAALHRTGFAALPTSVSAGDGQALTGIRIVAAVRCAPPSNKPTPTERATCSAWLERDLELTEASGLWAILCLGAIGWDATLGAARALGWGVPRPKPRFGHAAEATLRTPQGRAVRLVGCYHVSPHNTYTGRLTPKMLDAVLLSLRS; the protein is encoded by the coding sequence ATGGACGAGCAGGCCCCCCACCCGGTGACCGGGCAGCTCTTCGACAGCCCGGTGCCACCGGGCACGGGGTGGCCGGGCGATCCGGCGACGGCCTCGACCCCTGTTGCCCGCACCGCTGCCGCGGTGAGGCGACTCGCCGCGGGGGCGGACGGCATCCCCGATCTCCAGGCGCGGGTCTCGGTGTGCCGAGCCTGCCCCCGACTCGTGAACTGGCGTGAGGACGTCGCCCGTACCGGCCGGAGGGCGTCGTTCGCCGACCAGCCGTACTGGGGGCGGCCCGGCCCGTCGTTCGGCGACCCGGACGCCGACGTGCTGCTCGTCGGGCTCGCACCGGCGGCCAACGGCACCAACCGCACCGGACGGATGTTCACCGGCGACCCCTCCGGTGACGTGCTGTGGGCCGCGTTGCACCGCACGGGGTTCGCCGCGCTGCCGACCTCGGTGAGCGCCGGGGACGGGCAGGCACTCACGGGCATCCGGATCGTCGCGGCGGTGCGGTGCGCCCCACCGTCCAACAAGCCGACCCCCACCGAGCGGGCCACGTGCTCGGCCTGGCTCGAACGCGACCTCGAGCTCACCGAGGCCTCGGGCCTGTGGGCGATCTTGTGCCTCGGGGCGATCGGCTGGGACGCCACCCTCGGCGCGGCCCGGGCGCTCGGGTGGGGGGTGCCGCGTCCGAAGCCGCGGTTCGGGCACGCGGCGGAGGCCACCCTGCGGACGCCGCAGGGGCGGGCGGTCCGGCTCGTCGGGTGCTACCACGTGAGCCCGCACAACACGTACACCGGGCGGCTGACGCCGAAGATGCTGGATGCCGTGCTGCTCTCGTTGCGCTCCTGA